The following are encoded together in the Pectobacterium wasabiae CFBP 3304 genome:
- the rplQ gene encoding 50S ribosomal protein L17, with protein sequence MRHRKSGRQLNRNSSHRQAMFRNMASSLVRHEIIKTTLPKAKELRRVVEPLITLAKTDSVANRRLAFARTRDNEIVAKLFNELGPRFASRAGGYTRILKCGFRAGDNAPMAYIELVDRSVSQTEEVATAE encoded by the coding sequence ATGCGCCATCGTAAGAGTGGTCGTCAACTGAACCGTAACAGCAGCCATCGTCAGGCTATGTTCCGTAACATGGCTAGTTCTTTGGTTCGTCATGAAATCATCAAGACGACCCTGCCGAAAGCGAAAGAGCTGCGTCGCGTTGTTGAACCGCTGATTACTCTTGCCAAGACCGACAGCGTTGCTAATCGTCGTCTGGCATTCGCCCGTACTCGTGATAACGAGATCGTGGCAAAACTGTTTAATGAACTGGGCCCGCGTTTCGCGAGCCGTGCCGGTGGTTACACTCGTATTCTGAAGTGTGGCTTCCGTGCTGGTGACAATGCGCCGATGGCATACATCGAGCTCGTTGATCGCTCAGTCTCTCAGACAGAAGAAGTGGCTACTGCAGAGTAA
- the rsmB gene encoding 16S rRNA (cytosine(967)-C(5))-methyltransferase RsmB, with protein MKSSYNLRSIAAKVVGQVLDQGQSLSALLPVHQREVSDKDRALLQELCFGVLRVLPQLEWCIQQLMAKPLTGKQRTLHYLIMVGIYQLHYTRIPPHAALAETVEGAVALKRPQLKGLINGVLRQFQRQQEELIQREATNASHYLHPSWLLARIEHAYPNHWQSVVDANNQRPPMWLRVNRLHHTREAYLDLLAQEGIEAFAHPDYADAIRLASPCAVDLLPGFSQGWATIQDASAQGCVYWLDPQDGEQILDLCAAPGGKTTHILEAAPKSHVLAVDIDETRLGRVKENLLRLQMNAEVKQGDGRYPNSWCEGRMFDRILLDAPCSATGVIRRHPDIKWLRRDRDIEELVALQKEIIDAIWPHLKPGGTMVYATCSILPQENAQQVTDFLSRHADATLVDTGTSEIPGIQMLPHADGGDGFFYAKLVKN; from the coding sequence ATGAAAAGCTCATACAATCTACGCAGTATTGCCGCAAAAGTGGTGGGACAAGTTCTGGATCAGGGGCAATCACTCAGCGCCTTATTACCTGTTCATCAACGTGAAGTTTCCGATAAAGATCGTGCGCTTTTACAAGAGCTTTGCTTCGGCGTATTACGCGTTTTACCGCAGTTGGAATGGTGTATTCAACAACTGATGGCTAAGCCTCTGACAGGCAAACAACGCACACTACATTACCTCATCATGGTTGGTATCTACCAATTACACTACACTCGTATCCCACCCCATGCAGCCTTAGCAGAAACGGTAGAAGGTGCCGTCGCATTAAAGCGACCACAGCTCAAGGGACTGATTAATGGCGTATTACGCCAATTTCAACGTCAGCAGGAAGAACTCATACAGCGTGAGGCAACAAACGCGTCTCACTACCTGCATCCAAGCTGGCTGCTAGCGCGTATTGAGCATGCTTATCCAAATCACTGGCAAAGCGTTGTTGATGCAAATAATCAACGCCCTCCAATGTGGCTGCGCGTGAATCGGTTACACCATACACGAGAAGCCTATTTAGACTTGCTGGCGCAAGAGGGAATCGAAGCGTTTGCTCATCCCGACTACGCCGATGCGATACGACTTGCTTCTCCCTGTGCCGTCGATCTCTTGCCGGGTTTTTCACAAGGGTGGGCAACAATACAGGATGCTTCAGCTCAAGGCTGCGTCTACTGGCTTGATCCACAAGATGGCGAGCAAATCCTCGATCTCTGTGCCGCACCCGGTGGAAAAACGACGCACATTCTAGAAGCTGCGCCAAAATCTCACGTGCTCGCTGTCGATATTGATGAAACGCGTTTAGGCCGAGTAAAAGAAAATTTACTGCGATTACAAATGAATGCAGAAGTGAAACAAGGCGATGGACGTTACCCCAACTCATGGTGTGAGGGACGTATGTTTGATCGTATTCTGTTGGATGCCCCTTGTTCCGCTACTGGCGTGATTCGTCGTCACCCTGATATAAAATGGTTACGCCGTGACAGAGATATCGAGGAATTGGTTGCACTGCAAAAAGAGATTATTGATGCCATCTGGCCACATCTAAAACCAGGCGGCACCATGGTCTACGCGACCTGCTCCATTTTGCCGCAAGAGAATGCCCAGCAAGTTACAGATTTCTTGTCTCGCCATGCCGATGCAACGCTTGTTGATACGGGTACAAGTGAAATACCGGGTATACAGATGCTCCCCCATGCTGATGGTGGTGATGGTTTCTTTTATGCGAAGCTGGTAAAAAACTGA
- a CDS encoding alternative ribosome-rescue factor A gives MTTYRHKRGEIKDNAIEALLHDPLFRQRIEVNEKGKGSYRRKGKHVKKGSWEASGKQSNDSLPLAFLLSA, from the coding sequence ATGACCACATACCGTCATAAGCGTGGGGAAATTAAGGATAATGCTATTGAGGCATTGCTGCATGACCCGCTGTTTCGCCAACGAATTGAAGTGAATGAAAAAGGGAAAGGGAGCTATCGTAGAAAAGGTAAGCATGTGAAAAAAGGTAGTTGGGAGGCCAGTGGTAAGCAATCAAATGATTCTTTACCACTGGCCTTTCTACTTTCTGCGTAA
- a CDS encoding DNA-directed RNA polymerase subunit alpha, with protein sequence MQGSVTEFLKPRLVDIEQVSSTHAKVTLEPLERGFGHTLGNALRRILLSSMPGCAVTEVEIDGVLHEYSTKEGVQEDILEILLNLKGLAVRVQGKDEVILTLNKSGIGPVTAADIIHDGDVEIVKPQHLICHLTDENASISMRIKVQRGRGYVPASARIHTEEDERPIGRLLVDACYSPVERIAYNVEAARVEQRTDLDKLVIEMETNGTIDPEEAIRRAATILAEQLEAFVDLRDVRQPEVKEEKPEFDPILLRPVDDLELTVRSANCLKAEAIHYIGDLVQRTEVELLKTPNLGKKSLTEIKDVLASRGLSLGMRLENWPPASIADE encoded by the coding sequence ATGCAGGGTTCTGTGACAGAGTTTCTAAAACCGCGCCTGGTTGATATCGAGCAAGTGAGTTCGACGCACGCCAAGGTGACCCTTGAGCCATTAGAGCGAGGCTTCGGCCATACTCTTGGCAACGCACTGCGCCGTATTCTGCTTTCATCCATGCCAGGTTGCGCGGTGACCGAGGTTGAGATTGATGGTGTACTGCATGAGTACAGCACCAAAGAAGGCGTACAGGAAGATATCCTGGAAATCCTGCTCAACCTGAAAGGGCTGGCGGTGAGAGTTCAAGGTAAAGATGAAGTTATTCTTACCCTGAATAAATCTGGCATTGGCCCTGTGACTGCAGCCGACATCATCCATGATGGTGATGTCGAAATCGTCAAGCCGCAGCACTTAATTTGCCATCTGACCGATGAGAACGCATCTATTAGCATGCGCATCAAAGTTCAACGTGGTCGTGGTTATGTGCCGGCATCTGCCCGTATTCATACGGAAGAAGATGAGCGCCCGATTGGTCGTCTGTTAGTTGATGCTTGCTACAGCCCTGTAGAGCGTATTGCCTACAATGTTGAAGCAGCTCGCGTAGAACAGCGTACTGACTTGGACAAGCTAGTCATCGAAATGGAAACCAATGGTACGATCGATCCTGAAGAGGCGATCCGCCGTGCGGCCACCATTCTGGCTGAACAACTTGAAGCTTTTGTTGACTTACGTGATGTTCGTCAACCAGAAGTTAAAGAAGAGAAACCAGAGTTCGATCCGATCCTGCTGCGCCCTGTTGACGATCTGGAATTGACTGTCCGCTCTGCTAACTGCCTTAAGGCAGAAGCTATCCACTACATCGGTGATCTGGTACAGCGTACCGAGGTTGAGCTGCTTAAAACGCCTAACCTGGGTAAAAAATCTCTTACTGAGATTAAAGACGTACTGGCTTCCCGTGGTCTGTCTCTGGGCATGCGCCTAGAAAACTGGCCACCTGCAAGCATTGCTGATGAGTAA
- the rpsD gene encoding 30S ribosomal protein S4 has product MARYLGPKLKLSRREGTDLFLKSGVRAIDSKCKIEQAPGQHGARKPRLSDYGVQLREKQKVRRIYGVLERQFRNYYKEAARLKGNTGANLLQLLEGRLDNVVYRMGFGATRAESRQMVSHKAIMVNGRVVSIASYQVSPNDVVSIREKAKKQSRVKAALELAEQREKPTWLEVDAAKMEGVFKRIPERTDLSADINEHLIVELYSK; this is encoded by the coding sequence ATGGCAAGATATTTGGGTCCTAAGCTCAAGCTGAGCCGTCGTGAAGGCACCGACCTGTTCCTGAAGTCTGGTGTTCGTGCGATCGATTCCAAGTGTAAAATTGAACAAGCTCCTGGCCAGCACGGTGCGCGTAAACCGCGTCTGTCTGACTATGGTGTACAGTTGCGTGAAAAGCAAAAAGTTCGCCGTATCTACGGTGTTCTGGAGCGCCAGTTCCGTAACTATTATAAAGAAGCTGCACGTCTGAAAGGCAACACAGGTGCAAACCTGCTGCAACTGCTGGAAGGTCGTCTGGATAACGTTGTTTATCGTATGGGTTTTGGTGCTACTCGCGCTGAATCACGTCAGATGGTAAGCCATAAAGCTATCATGGTAAACGGTCGCGTTGTTAGCATCGCTTCTTATCAGGTATCCCCGAATGACGTAGTCAGCATCCGTGAGAAAGCGAAAAAGCAATCTCGCGTGAAAGCCGCTCTGGAGCTGGCTGAACAGCGTGAAAAGCCAACTTGGCTGGAAGTTGATGCTGCCAAGATGGAAGGTGTGTTCAAACGTATTCCTGAACGTACCGATCTGTCTGCGGACATTAATGAACACCTGATCGTCGAGCTTTACTCCAAGTAA
- the def gene encoding peptide deformylase, with amino-acid sequence MSVLQVLHFPDERLRITAQPVKEVNADIQRIVDDMFDTMYEEEGIGLAATQVDIHQRIIVIDVSEERDQRLVLINPELIEKSGETGIEEGCLSIPETRALVPRAEHVKVRALDREGKVFELEASELLAICIQHEMDHLVGKLFIDYLSPLKRQRIRQKLEKLAKQNSRAQ; translated from the coding sequence ATGTCAGTTTTGCAGGTATTACATTTCCCAGATGAGCGGCTCCGCATCACTGCGCAACCCGTAAAAGAAGTCAATGCAGATATTCAACGTATCGTGGATGATATGTTCGATACCATGTACGAAGAAGAAGGTATTGGGCTGGCCGCAACGCAAGTGGATATTCATCAGCGTATTATTGTGATTGACGTCTCCGAAGAACGAGACCAACGGCTGGTGCTGATCAATCCAGAGCTGATTGAAAAGAGCGGTGAGACGGGTATTGAAGAGGGTTGTTTGTCGATCCCCGAAACACGCGCACTGGTTCCTCGAGCAGAGCATGTAAAAGTGCGAGCATTGGATCGTGAAGGTAAAGTGTTCGAACTTGAAGCAAGCGAGCTACTTGCCATTTGTATTCAGCATGAAATGGACCATCTGGTTGGGAAATTGTTTATCGATTACCTTTCCCCGCTTAAACGCCAGCGCATTCGTCAAAAACTGGAAAAGCTGGCTAAGCAGAATAGCCGAGCTCAATAA
- the mscL gene encoding large-conductance mechanosensitive channel protein MscL → MSIIKEFREFAMRGNVVDLAVGVIIGAAFGKIVSSLVSDIIMPPLGLLIGGVDFKQFSLILRDAQGEIPAVVMNYGAFIQNIFDFVIVAFAIFIAIKLMNKMRRTQEDTPAAPPKPSAEEKLLAEIRDLLKEQQPKQ, encoded by the coding sequence ATGAGCATCATCAAAGAATTCAGAGAGTTTGCCATGCGTGGCAATGTTGTCGATTTGGCGGTAGGTGTCATTATTGGTGCCGCTTTCGGCAAAATTGTTTCCTCTTTGGTATCAGATATTATTATGCCGCCGCTGGGGCTTTTGATTGGTGGTGTGGATTTTAAACAATTCAGCCTTATTCTTCGTGACGCCCAAGGCGAGATTCCTGCCGTGGTCATGAACTACGGCGCTTTCATCCAGAATATTTTCGACTTTGTCATCGTCGCTTTCGCTATTTTTATAGCGATTAAGCTTATGAATAAAATGCGCCGTACACAGGAAGATACGCCCGCAGCACCACCGAAACCGAGTGCAGAAGAGAAGCTATTAGCTGAAATCCGCGACTTGCTTAAAGAACAGCAGCCCAAACAGTAA
- the fmt gene encoding methionyl-tRNA formyltransferase, with product MSDSLRIIFAGTPDFAARHLDALLSSGHEVVGVFTQPDRPSGRGNKLTPSPVKVLAEQHNIPVFQPKSLRPAENQAMVEALSADVMVVVAYGLILPQPVLSMPRLGCINVHGSLLPLWRGAAPIQRALWAGDSETGVTIMQMDVGLDTGAMLHKISCPILSQDTSATLYDKLAELGPRGLLETLEQLATGSAVAEAQNDALATYAEKLSKEEARLDWQLSAEQLERCIRAFNPWPVSYFIVDEQPVKVWKAEVITKSHGLQPGTIIQAEKQGIQVATANGVLNIQELQPAGKKVMSAQDLLNSRREWFVPGNTLN from the coding sequence GTGTCTGATTCTTTACGCATCATCTTTGCCGGAACCCCTGACTTTGCAGCGCGTCATCTTGACGCGCTTTTATCATCAGGGCACGAGGTTGTAGGCGTTTTCACACAGCCTGACCGCCCATCGGGTAGAGGCAACAAGCTCACGCCAAGCCCAGTAAAAGTACTGGCAGAACAACATAACATCCCTGTTTTCCAGCCTAAATCTCTGCGACCGGCAGAAAATCAGGCGATGGTTGAGGCGTTAAGTGCCGATGTTATGGTCGTTGTCGCCTACGGGTTAATTCTGCCACAGCCGGTGTTATCTATGCCTCGCCTCGGTTGCATTAATGTACATGGTTCTCTGTTGCCTCTCTGGCGTGGAGCTGCGCCTATCCAACGCGCATTATGGGCTGGGGATAGTGAAACCGGCGTGACGATCATGCAAATGGACGTAGGGCTCGATACTGGCGCAATGTTACACAAAATTTCATGCCCCATCCTGTCACAGGATACCAGCGCAACGTTGTACGATAAACTTGCCGAGTTGGGGCCGCGTGGCTTATTGGAAACGTTGGAACAGCTTGCAACTGGCAGCGCTGTCGCTGAGGCACAAAATGACGCTCTTGCCACCTATGCAGAAAAACTTAGCAAAGAAGAAGCTCGCTTAGACTGGCAGCTATCCGCCGAGCAGCTCGAACGCTGTATTCGCGCTTTTAATCCTTGGCCAGTCAGCTATTTCATCGTAGATGAACAACCAGTAAAAGTCTGGAAAGCTGAGGTCATCACCAAATCACATGGCTTACAGCCTGGCACAATCATACAGGCAGAGAAACAAGGCATTCAGGTAGCAACAGCCAATGGCGTCTTGAATATTCAGGAGTTGCAACCCGCAGGCAAAAAAGTGATGAGTGCGCAGGATCTGCTGAACTCACGTCGTGAGTGGTTCGTTCCCGGTAATACACTGAACTGA
- the trkA gene encoding Trk system potassium transporter TrkA has protein sequence MKIIILGAGQVGGTLAENLAGENNDITVVDTDANRLRQLQDKFDLRVVTGYASHPRVLREAGAEDADMLVAVTNSDETNMVACQIAYSLFKTPNRIARIRAAEYIRESEHLFLPEAVPIDHLISPEQLVIDNIYKLIEYPGALQVVNFAEGKVSLAAVNAYYGGPLVGNALTSLREHIPHVETRVAAIFRHDRPIRPQGSTIIEAGDEVFFVAASQHIRAVMSELQRLEKPYKRIMIVGGGNVGAGLAQRLEKDYSIKLIERNAERATELAELLQNTVVFHGDASDQELLAEEHIEQIDVFIAITNDDEANIMSAMLAKRMGAKKVMVLIQRRAYVDLVQGSVIDVAISPQQATISALLSHVRKADIVSVSSLRRGVAEAIEAIAHGDEGTSKVVGRMIEDIKLPPGTTIGAIVRGDHVIIANANSKIEQGDHVIMFLADKKFVPDVERLFQPSPFFL, from the coding sequence ATGAAAATTATCATTCTTGGCGCGGGTCAGGTCGGCGGAACACTAGCAGAAAATCTAGCGGGTGAAAACAATGACATCACTGTCGTTGATACTGATGCAAATCGGTTGCGCCAGCTTCAGGATAAATTTGATCTTCGCGTCGTTACAGGCTATGCCTCTCATCCGCGTGTTCTGCGTGAAGCGGGAGCGGAAGATGCTGATATGTTGGTCGCCGTTACCAATTCAGATGAAACGAATATGGTCGCATGCCAGATCGCTTATTCTCTTTTCAAAACACCAAACCGTATTGCTCGCATACGGGCCGCTGAGTACATTCGTGAATCTGAGCATCTGTTTTTACCAGAAGCCGTCCCTATTGATCATCTGATCTCCCCAGAGCAGTTGGTGATCGATAACATTTACAAGTTGATCGAATACCCTGGGGCACTTCAGGTCGTCAACTTCGCTGAAGGTAAAGTGAGTCTTGCCGCTGTCAATGCCTACTATGGCGGCCCGCTAGTCGGCAATGCCCTTACTTCTCTCCGCGAGCATATTCCTCATGTAGAGACCCGCGTTGCGGCGATTTTCCGCCACGATCGTCCTATTCGCCCTCAGGGTTCCACCATCATCGAAGCCGGAGATGAAGTCTTTTTTGTCGCGGCTTCCCAGCACATTCGCGCGGTGATGAGTGAGTTGCAACGCCTTGAAAAACCGTATAAAAGGATCATGATCGTTGGCGGGGGTAACGTTGGCGCAGGATTAGCGCAGCGATTAGAAAAAGACTACAGCATCAAGTTGATAGAACGAAATGCAGAACGTGCGACGGAGTTGGCAGAACTTCTGCAAAATACAGTTGTGTTTCATGGCGACGCCTCAGATCAAGAGTTACTCGCCGAAGAACACATTGAGCAGATAGACGTATTCATCGCCATTACCAATGATGATGAAGCAAATATTATGTCAGCTATGCTGGCTAAGCGTATGGGCGCGAAAAAAGTGATGGTGCTCATCCAGCGTCGGGCTTATGTCGATCTGGTTCAGGGCAGCGTCATTGATGTCGCTATTTCCCCACAGCAGGCGACAATTTCTGCACTACTCAGCCATGTCCGTAAGGCTGATATTGTTAGCGTATCCTCTCTGCGCCGAGGGGTTGCCGAAGCGATCGAAGCCATCGCACATGGTGACGAAGGTACATCGAAAGTTGTCGGCAGAATGATCGAAGATATTAAGCTCCCACCGGGTACCACTATCGGAGCAATTGTTCGCGGTGATCACGTCATTATTGCCAATGCAAATAGCAAAATTGAGCAAGGTGATCATGTCATCATGTTCCTGGCTGACAAGAAATTTGTGCCTGATGTTGAACGCCTATTTCAACCAAGCCCTTTCTTTTTGTAA